In the genome of Lathyrus oleraceus cultivar Zhongwan6 chromosome 4, CAAS_Psat_ZW6_1.0, whole genome shotgun sequence, the window AGTGAAAATTCAAGAATCTAGGCATCTCCTCTAACCTACCCCCTGGTGTTGTGTGTGTGCACATACATGTGTGTGTAAAGTGGAGGATGTTAATTGACTGACAAAATCAGTTATCCACGAAACTTATAGGAGATATCAGTGACAAAAATGATGAAAAGATTGAAAATCTGAGTAACGTTAATATCAACTAAACCATTAATGATAAATTAAATTCATAGATATCTAAGATACAACTTTCATACCAAAAAAACCAGCTAATCTAGACAAGAAATATGGGGCGCCTACATCAGGAAATAATCCCAAAGCTGTTTCTGGCATTGCAAAGACCTGCAAATGGTCCACTAGTACATAGGTCATGAAGTACAAACATAAAAATTAAATCAATGAACATCTGGATACTAAATAGATAGGGACATGCATATCTGTATAAGCCATTTCAAACCAACCTTTCTTTCGTATCACTGTTTTCTTTTTTGGATAGAAAACAAATTTCCAAATTCCAACAATAGTGAAcaagaaaaaatccaaaaaaataataTTGTTAGAACTAATAAATATGAAATATATTAGAATATTTTGATCCTAGTGTATTTTAAATTATCTCTTAGGATTAGTTTCTATGTTATTTAGTTATTATTATGATCTGCTTCCTGACTTTCCTATTTATTAAGGATTAGGAATCTTGTATCCCTATAAATAGGGATTAACATTTAGTCTTTTGTATCAAGTTAGTATCAAACCATTATCAATCATATTTCACAATAATTATATATCTGATTATTCTCCTTCTATCTAAAACTCATAACTTCAGCAAATACAAATAAGACACCTGCATAAGAATTCCAATGGTATTGTGCTGCCTAAGGTTACAGAGAAGTGCCAGATATTTTGAAAGAATATATTATAAAAATAGGTCATGttttgaaatatatatatatatatatatatatatatatatatatatatatatatatatatatatatatatatatatatatatatatatatattaaggtGATTTGACAGGCTAGGCTTAGTAAATTGTTGATTACTTCAAATCAGTTAATTGTCATCGTCTTCGCTAAATCTCTTCGAGACCCAACGGTAACATGCATATGCAACAACCTTGATACATATAATGTATGTGCACCGGCTTGGGAGGATTGATAGTCTTTGATACATCCTTTGCAATTAGCAATAGAATCCTATTATAATTAAGATCAATATTGATCCTTACAACTTAGGGATTAGGGTTCTGAAATGAAAATATGCCAGCATTATAAATTTCCTGAGAGAATTTCTCAGAAGCAATAATTCTCTGATTTGGTTAGACTATCCAATGTATCTAGACACTAAAGTAATTACATGATAATGATCTCGACAAAACGTACGGTATTTTCTGTAACGACCCGAAATCTTCCATGCATAGAAGCACCAGCACCACCTCCCATGACAATTCCATTAAGAATTGAAACCTGAAGATGTTTGGAAACAGATGTGAGGAAATTTTAGGTGCTAAAGCAATGAGCGCAAACACAAAACAGAATAAGTGTTTGTACAATCATAGAGATACCTGAGGCTTACTATATGTTGCCATCAAATAATTCAATTTATATTCCGTATCAAAAAACTTTGCACCAAACCTCCAATCACCTATTCCATAGGGAAACAAATATTAGATTTTCATTTGAGTTAATACTGCATTTGAAAATCCATGCATTCAAATTTATATTCTCTACTGCCATAAGGAATTTAGAAACAGTGTGACATTTCATATCAAATTTAATTAAGATTGTAACAATTGTCTCAATTGGAGGGCACTACAAGGAGAGAATCAAATTTATCCCAAAATAAATAGTAAGGGGAGTCAACCTCAAGGTGGAGGCTATGGAAACTGACCACCAAAACAGAATTAAGGCTCGCCAGGGTAGAAAGATGGGATTGCTAGCAAGATGAATATAGGCAACGTGTGCCTTCACATGCTACCACGAGGCACATGACTCTGAAATGCAAGCAAAACTCGAATGTGTGTGGCAGCAACTCAAGATGGATCTGTTGGTTGGATGAAGGCTGGCAGTTTGTCTAGTGAGGTTGTCTGATGAAGTTTTGCTGGCAGTAGAGGTGATAAATGGTTTAGTGTCCAGATCCTAATATAAATGCAATGAAGGCATGAAGCCATCAACAGAGTGTCAAGGTCAGCCGCAGCTGCAATGAAGGTTGCCTAAGGTTTTTGTAAAAGCATGGTCTTCCATATCAAGAGCTCAAATGCCAACTTGAAATAAAAAGACTTAGGGAAAAAACTGAAAATTATTGATAATAGTTTCGGACACTGCCCTTTTCATTATAGACCTAACTACTTTTACCCTGCCTAAAACATAATCCCCTATGCATGGTTACTAATAATCCTAATAAAAGAATAATTTAATGAAATTATAATGAGGGATGGTTACAAATTTACAGCAGCTCATAAATGAAAAGTAAAATCAATAAAAGAATATAATATAATATGAAATGATATTTAAGTCTAGTATGACATACTGTCAAAAGAAAAAGACTAGTATGAAATACAGCGCTCACAGCAATGCAACGAACATTATAGTTATATTATCTGATAAATTAAGTAATAAGAAGAGAACATGCCTCCTTTTGCATTGTGAGCAACGGCTGCAACATCACCACCAGCACAAAATGCCCTTCCATTTCCCTAATATAGGTATCCAGAAGTTAGAAAATTGAGGTTCTCTTCAGTTTGAGTCTTTAATTTATTCAGATTTCCTTTCAGACATATTGATTACTTTCAGGCACCAATTTGCTCTTGCAAGAAAATGTCAAGTAATTTAGCAGTTTATTCATTTTTATTCCAATTGCTAGCACTTTTCTCTCTCTTCCATATTTTACATCAGGGAATAACAAAATGCAAAAAAGTGTAAATGAAAATGACCTTAACAATAACCAATTTAACATCAGAATTTTCCTCGTCGTCATGAAGTACTTCCAGTAGCTTAGATACCTATATCAGGAAAAGAGGAGAATAATACTAAGAGAAGAGAATAGGAAATGGAATTGGAACTTCACaaataatataataatttttttaaagagTTCAGGCAGGTATGCAGAAGAAATTAAAGTGATTTTGGTTTGTGAAAAATTATCTGTCATTTCTGGTGCAAATATTTAAAAATGAGACAACAAAATGAAAAACAAGATGACATTTTTGTAGTTATTTGTGAAACAAATTGTAAAGAAATGTGGTTGaacctaactcaaccctacaaaactGGTTGCCCCCACATATAAGCACCTTTTCAGGTCATATATAGTCCGATGGGGACTCTTAATGCACCCGCTCACGCCCAGGAGTGGACATTTGGATTGTGACAATAAATTGTGGGTGGCCTGATAGCGGAAACCTGATAGCCAGTGGCCCAACGGATCTTAAATCGgactctgataccatgttaagaaatgTAGTTTGGCCTAACTCAACCTACAAAATCGGCTTGTAGGGTGAGAATTTCCCCCACGTATAAACACGTGTTCATATTTTCTACCAATGGATGATCCAGGCGAAAGATCATGATTAAATATATGAGACTGTAAACCTGCGTTAAGGCTGCTGACCGCTGAACAGGATGATGTAATCTATGCGGCTGTTGCTGCAGCTTAGTCGGTAGGTGAGGAGACATTGATCCATTGTGATGGTATAGTTGTTGTTGTAGCATATTATTCAGGAGGTTTGAATTATTTCCAGGATACAACCCTTTTTGGTTGATCCATTTCTCAGAATTTGGGTTGGGCCaaactcatccctacaaaactCTAAGCAACGTGGGACTAAATCCACCCCTTCAAAGCTAACACAATGAACGTGTTAGGGGCTGCAATGAGGCACGCCAAAGTGCCGCAATTAAGGCGACTAGGGGTGGACCATAATTAAGGCGGAAAGTTCAACACACGCCCTCACGCTTGGGCCTCAATGAGCCCAAAGTGTGGACGATGCAGGAAGCCCAACAATAGATCTAGGATAGACTCTGATACCATCTCAGAATTTAGGTTGGgcctaactcatccctacaaaaccgACTTGTAAGGGGAGGATTACCCCCATTTGTAAACACAACACAAACCATATCtctaagcaatgtgggactaaACTCACCCCTTCAAAGCTAACACAATGAACGTGTTAGGGGCTGCAATGAAGCAAACCAAAGTGCCGCGACTAGGGACGAACCGCAATTAAAGCGGAAAATTCAACACCATTGATTCTGGATTCAGTTATTGAGGGGGAGCCAGTATTAAACTGGGCCATATTTCCACTAAAATGTGGCTCATATTTTGATCCACCCAAGTGTAATGCAGAATTGAATAAATGAGAGCAATTTTGTGATGACAGTGCATGTGAGCTCCCCCAGCATTAGGAATATTCAACTGACCTGCACTGTGATTTGAAGAAGACTGGTGAGACCTACCACCAGGGGGAGGATAGGAAGTAAATGAAGATTTTGGTGCCAAAATTGGTTCACTCGAAAAACAAGGAAGCTCTTGTCTCTTGTCAGGATAAGAAGATGTTCTATATTAAGGCATTGGTCCTTCTGTGTTTGAAATAGAGTTATGTGGATGTGATGACCATCTCTTTTCATCATCAGTGGTTTCACTATCATAAAAATGCTGATCAGAACAGTTAGGAACATGTTCACTAGAGCGATGTTCGAGGTGGTGTTGTAGCTGCTGTTGCTGCTCAGGATATGACGACGTTCGGTATAAGGGCTTTGTTTCTTGTAGATGAGTGACAGAAGAATGTGGATGTGAGGATCATCTTTTGCCATCCTGAGAACCTTCACTGTCACAAGAGTGATAGTCAACCCAGTAGGGAACATCATTCCTCTGTGACCATTCAGAAGCAGAGGAATTTTCTCTAGACACCGATCACCAATAACTCCTGCATTTCTTGGTCCACTAACACTTTTGTTCAACTTCAAACAAGTGTTGAGAGATCGTCAATTTCAGAAAAAGATCTTGCATCCTCCGCCTCTTCTGCATTGAGAAAAAACTCCTCCCCGTTGAACTCAACCGAAGGGATGTAATCATTTTTATCACCTCACCCCCCAACTCTACTTTCTCAGCAACATCTTTACCGAATGCATATTGTGATGCATCAAATAATGCACCATCTTGAGAAACATTTTCCAAAAGGTTAAGATCTTGAGTGTTAGAAGCACCAAGAGCACCAATCCCAGCTGCACTAAACACACCGCACTCTCCTTTCAACTTTCCCCCCTTTTTCCAATTCTTCTTCATCGTTTGTGTTTTTCTATTCTCTGTGACCTTTGTCGagtccgatgtgggactcttaacacaaATATTGGAAGGaaaaaaacactaaaaaaaaCCAAATGATGTAACCGGAAAAAAAATGTATTCTTCGGTAGCATTTGGTGGAGAAATTGAAACAAATCAAACACAAGataagaaaaataataaattttaatttcatCCTTTCGAATAGAACCAAGGAGAACAAAAGCGAATAGACCGTTTTCTTGCATTCTGTCAAACAACATTACCATAAAATTTGAAATATACATTCCAGATCATAAATATTACTATTTGTTTCTAATGTGAGCCAGAGTAATATAGATGGCTAGACAGCACATGTTAGAAAACAAGGCTAAGAAGCCCCAATACATCTTCAGGTGATTTTGAGTATGCAGTTACCATAGAAATAGTGGAAAGATATCCATCACATTACAATGAAATTCAGAATCAATTCCAAGCCACCTTGGAAGCTACACAAAGAAGCTTCGACTTAGGAAGTCAAACAGCTTTACATCCTGTCAGATGATTATTGACCGTGGCAAACTCAAGAGTGAGCCCGCCAACCGTGGAACCAAGCACGGAAGCTAAATGTTCTAGTGAAATTTTGATTTTAAATAAATTGATTTTGGCTAAAAGTAAATTTAAAGTTAAAATGATTCATGTCACAATACATAAAACTTAGTTGAACAACAAATTTGAGCTTAATAATCAATTCTAGAATCAAAAGTTCCAAATTCTAGCTTCAATTAGAGTCAATTTTATATCAAGAGCAACAAAAACATATCAAAACCAAATTCTACACTTCTACAGTCAAATTTAGCTCCTccaaaaggaaaataaaataataGAACAAAAAAAGCTACGCATGAAATGAACGAGAAAAAATAAGAATTTTGAAATAGTACCATATAATAAGAGAGGGCATTCAATTGCTTAGGCCTGTTCAATGTCAAAACTCTCGCATATGATTTACGTTCCACCAGAACCTGAAACAGAAAACGATTCAAATTGAAAAAAAAATCGGATGAGTAAAAATGGATCGAAATTTTAAGCCGGAAGAATAAATAGAGAATTGAAGTATAAGAACGGAATTTTGAGAGTAGAGAAAACCTGATCTTCATCGAGTTTGGCGGCGGATGCCATCGCCGGTTTTGTTTCGTTGGAGGATGTTCACGGTGAGGAGGACTGAAGACAGACGGAACCAAAAATGAGGGATTTCCAAAAATAATTGCATTAAATACACCAAATTACTCTAAAGTCTAAACAACAAAACTTAGTAGAAATAACATCATTTCATCATGTTAGCGCCTAAAGTTACGTGGCACGCTGACTGGATAATACTAGTTGTAAAAAATGAAAAAGCATTAGCGGTCATAAAGTGTTGAATTCATTACCTTGAGCATGCAAAACAAACACCTACCACTAGATCACTTTGCTCCTTATAATTTATTTCCACCTCGAAATATTTATATTACATAGATTACTCAGTGGATATATTTATGAAAAAGAAATTTCCATGtatcattcaaataaattaactctttaatttttataattattACTTAAAATGCTATTATAAGATAAATAATACATTTATTTATGAgtaaaataatttttaaaaattataaataaGAAGTTGTATTGGAAACATAAAATGgtataaataataataataataataatttgaacATCTTAAATTACTTATCTCAAATTATACGTGCATGCTTATATGAAAAAgttattttttgatcatttttatattaaaaataatttgtacattctttttTATTATTGACAGTTGACAAATATTAATGAAAAAAGTTATAGAAAATATTAATGATTTTGGTTCATTGTTTATTTTATAATGTGATTCTTATATGGATATAACATAGAACATTGTTAAACATGATGTTAAGAAATATCATTCATTAATACCATGGTTGTCGATTGTTATAACTATTTAATGCATTGAATATATTTTAGATATATTCAAATAGAAGTATAACTTCAAAGGAAAAACATTACTATTAAATATTTTATTGACTATGGAAGAATGACATAAAATTTGTTGTGTCACAGAGTCCTTATATTATATAATGAATAGAATTGTTTTGAAGAAAAATGATATTTCTCCATATGAGGTATGGAAAGGCAGAGCTCAAACTATCAGTTATTTTAGAGTGTGGGGGTGTGTAGCTTATTATAAGAATATGGACCTTAAAAGGAACAAGTTGGGTCATCGTTGGATTAAATATGTTTTTGTAGGCTATACACCTAACATTAAAGTATATAGAATTTTGAATTTTGAGTCTAACATAATTATTGAATCATATATGTAGAATTTTGATAACCTTATCGCGGAGGATAAGGAATTTGAGATTCCCACAAATTAAGAACTCTGTGACGAAGGTTCTCCATGAATTGTTGATTATTTTGACACATATGCACTAGTAGCAAACACAATAAAATCAGAGTTTCGTTTGCATTAGCTTCCTTGCATAACCTTATagttcatcaaatggatgtcaaaataATATTCCTAAATAGGTATCTCGGTGAGGAGATTTATATGGAGCAACCAGAAGGTTATATACTTCTTTgtaatgaaaaaaaaatattcaAACTTGTCAAATCTTTATATagattaaaacaagcaccaaaGCAATGACATCAAAAGTATGACTCTGTCATTGTAAGATTCACCGGTTAAGGGGATGCACACAAgagtttgtcatcatcaaaataaGGAGATTATGAAGAATACATCTTATATCTAGTTCGGTTTTGATGAAGACAAGAATCATCAAAGAAGAAAGAGATCAAAAGTGTCATGCACATCAATGATGAAATTGATCAAGAAGATTGAACATAGAAATTCAAGTGAAGATTTGAGACAAGTGAACATAAATAAGGTACTCATTGCAAATTATACTATATTACTTTATATTGCTCTAAATTTCATCTCTCACTTCATCTAAAAACCTTCTTACATCATCATGCATGATTATCTAAAAATCTTCTTCATCTAATTCTTATGACAAGTGTTTGTACACAAAATTGTGTGACAACATTGTGATATTTTTTTTCTCTATGTTGATTACATATTGATCATTAGCAATGATATTTCTCCATGTGAGGTATGGAAAGGCAAAGCCCAAACTATTAGTTATTTTAGAGTGTGGGGGTGTAGCTTATTATAAGAATATGGACCTTAAAAGGAACAAGTTGGGTCATATATGGGATTAAATATGTTTTTGTAGGCTATACCCCTAACATTAAAGCATATAGAATTTTGAATTTGGAGTCTAATATAATTATTGAATCCTATATGTGGAATTTTGATAACCTTATTGATCGCTttattcgcaagtgcacgaatcgcgtcagagtaatataaaagaatatcgatcccacagagatcaaatcgtcaatctatcgattactatcgttacgatgtttatctaaggcggtataaaagagatattgatgtTGTAAAATAACGATAAATAAAAGAGGTAATAAATGTGGTGCAGATAAAGACAGggtttgaatgtatttcacgtcagttaaacgatatttcgattgtctaaatagaactacttatggggcaatattttctactctaaaaaagaatccatttaacaggaactgtcgctttcgcgtattcagaaccgagtttacccttaaattaaggcattttattgtcacttataaaatgtgcgcagaacgctaaagtggtaaacttatttttaagaaataagactcataaacttagttgaaaagtgattttgatttggaaagttttacccaaggagtttcctgattttaaatctatcaacgcgtccgaaaatagtttcaaaaatcgtttttccttaaagtgataaaaattcctagttaactaagccagagtgctttcgcactccttgaatagttaaaactaaccaagtttgtttcagaaaactcaagttaaaaatcaaaacagcctttaaagcatttctacagattcaatatgtgaaacatctctttaaccgcgatccttacattctaacctttaaaagatttagccagacatggtaataccaacaaacacaacgatattgatcatgatgaaaagttgttttagaatgtaaggcgtaaagataaagtaaagcgtggacaaaaattaaataaagtaaagcgtggacagaaattaaataaagtaaagcgtagacagaaattaaataaagtaaagcgtagacaaaaaattaaataaagtaaagcgtagacaagtaaaataaataaaagcgattaAATAAGAACTTACTCCAAAtggaggctttaaatctggtacaaggaaaataaaccttcGACTCTGAAGATAAAGTCGACAACAaatcgaagtgacccaactcaatcttactaaggtgcgataacccccccccccctcccccccgatgtgacggattatcgcttttacagatgataaatatagtcttagtgttgtaaactaagttggatgatttggaaatgaaatggaacgacctatttatagaggaattcagcagcttgcaaagaccatggtggccttcaacttctccttagtgggaacgtgaattgcaaaggtggcgcccgccaccccttcatggcgcccgccatgtgtggaaatggaaaagatcatgggaacgtggcggttacctcctggttgagggctgatgagtcatggcttctcctatagcggccgccatgtgtacaatattagtcgaaaaaccctaatttttggtctttttgcttcgtttcttctaaaagggtcccgaaagagctaaatatctgaaaacaacataaaagagagcataacacaagcaaaatgataataaagacctaataaacatgtgaaatccgagtcaaaaacactgtgtgattcagtgtgatcacTTATCGCGGAGGATAAGGAATTCGAGATTCCCACAAACTAAGAACTTTGTGAGGAATGCTCTCCATGAATTGTTGATTATTTTGATACATATGCACTAGTAGCAAGCACAATAAAATTAGAGTTTCTTTTGCATTAGCTTACTTGCATAACCTTATagttcatcaaatggatgtcaaaacattaTTCATAAATAGATATCTCGGTGAGGAGATTTATGTGGAGAAACCAGAAGGTTATGTACTTCTTTGTAATGAAAAAAAAGTATTCAAACTTGTCAAATATTTATATAGATTAAAACAAGCACCGAAACAATGACATCAAAAGTTTGACTTTGTCATTGTAAGATTCACCGATTAAGGGGATGCACACAAgagtttgtcatcatcaaaataGGGGAATTATGAAGAATACATCTTATATTTAGTTcagttttgatgaagacaaagatCATCAAAGAAGAAAGAGATCAAAATTGTCATGCACATCAATGATAAAATTGATCAAGAAGATTGAACATAGAAATTCAAGTGAAGATTTGAGACAAGTGAACATAAATAAGATACTCATTACAATTCATACTATATTACTTTATATTGCTCTGAATTTCATCTTTCACTTCATCTAAAAACCTTCTTACATTGTCATGCATGATTATCTAAAAATCTTTTTCATCTAATTCTTATGGCAAGTGTTTGTACACAAAGTTGTGTGACAATATTGTGATATTTTTTTGTCTCTATGTTGATTACATATTGATCATTAGCAATGAGATGGATGTAGTTTTAGAAACAAAGAGGGTTTTAACTTTCACATTTAAGATGAATGATCTTTGACTAGTTGACACACTTTTGGGATCAAAGTAAAGTGAAATAGTGGGGATTATGAACTTAATTAAACACATTATGTTGAGAAAGTATTTGACAAGTTCAAACACCTACATTTTAAGAAAGTAAGTACTCTATTTGATCctagtgtcaaacttcaaaagaatgATGGAAGAGTTATGGTTCAATTGAAATATGTAAGTGCATGCAATGTACTAGACCTGACATAACATGCAATTAGTAAAATGAGTAAATTTTACTAGCAATCCAAATGATGAGCACTGGAAGACCATCATTAGGATTTTAGGCTATCTTATGAAAACCAAAAATTTTGGTCTCCATAATGGTAGATTTCTTGTCATATTAGAATGATATTCCGATGCGAGTTGGATATCAAGTGTTGAATATCATAAATATGCATTTGAGTGAATATTTATACTAATCGAGGGTGCAATTTCTTGAAAGAGCGAGAAACAAATGTGGATCACTCTCTCAACCATATAATCAGAGTTCAAGTCTCTTGTTTCCGTTGGTGAAGAAGTTTAATGGTTGAGGGATCTTCTGTTGGAAGTTTCATTGgctaaagacaatgtttcaaaGGTGTTGATATATTGCGGTAATCAAGCCATTTTACCTAAGCATACAAAAAGTGTATAACAGAAAGTCTAGGCAAGTAGGACTTAGATATTCATTCATAAGAAAATTGATTAAGAATGTAATCATTTCATTCACATATATCTGGTCAATTTGTGATTTGCTTGATCCATTTAGTAAACCACTGGCCAAAGATTTAACAAAGATTACCTCGAGAGGTATGAGATTGAAACTCATTGAATAAGGATTCTGACAATAGTAGCAACCTACTATGAAGTTAATAAACCTTAAcctaagattcaatgggtaaTAACAAGTCGTTGATTTGGATGTTTGTGTAACATTCTGTGACAATGTTAACTATTACATATTACAGATTGagttcttttttttttcaaactcttaataaatttttatatttaggatatgtatctcaagaaatagatacaaaatgaacttcacctatatgaatttcgagatggtgtcgtctcaaagtgagagttggagtttctctcatgaaaaatttACGAAAATAGGAAAATCACATGGCCATAAATAATGTTAGGCGAGAGATGTAGGCGAAGAACCATTAAAGAATGTGTGTAAAGTAATGTCAGTATAATCACAAGGGATAACGGTTCAAAGTACATCTACCTAACATTCTGATTAAACTTTGTGTTATCCTTACTAAGGATAAGTTCAAATCGAAAGATGTTTAACTGTATTAACATTCTTTTCCTATCTTTTTCTGCAATTGAtcttgtcattattagaacaagtgggagattgttgtaaattttattaaaaattaataatcttgagtgttTTTCTAAATAACAAGAAAATATGTGAGTGAATGTTAACTTTTTAATTCAAAAACAagcaacacttgtgaagtgttgcagtaggaagtttttattttaaattcaGAAATATGCAACACTTCGCAAAGTGTTGCAGAATGCGAAACATTACGTCCTTTGAAAATTGTTATTGTAGGCAAAATAGTGCAACATTTAGTAAAAGtgttgttgtaggcgaaacaaTACAACATTTGATAAAAGTCTGGTTGTAAGTGAAACAGTGAAATATTTGAtaaaagtgttgctgaaagtaTGTGTTTCATCAAGGATCGCAACCTTGTGAAACAACACTACTTTGACCTATAAATTAAACATTCTGGATAAAGAAAAATACAACACAAAAATCTATCATCTTCACACAAAAATCCAAATTTCATATTTCCTACATTCGAATTTTCATCGATCTAATACAAACTCGAATATAGACTAAAGTATTCCAAATATTCATGTGTTTCAATTATAAATTATTAGGTTTATAAGATTTAGCTATCTCAAACATAGTATTTATAAAGTTTTATAACATTTTCGACTGATATAGTCTTCTTTGTACTGATATATCAACTTTCAATAAAAATTATAAGTATTTTTTCAATGAAAATATTAGTATATGTTTTAATAGTGAAAAAATTATATACATAGTGTCAAGTATCTTTAGCACAATATCTctaaattttgaaaattttataaTAAGAAgaataattttaaataaaaatgtGTGAAAATGCTTATATTCCTAAAACTTGGTTATAATTTATTTAGTGGTTCTGAAATTTGACAAAAACTCTATAATATAATATACTAAAATATAATATACGAAAATCATATTGGTAGGAATAACATGTTTATATTATTTCTTATTATCTCTAGATTTTAATGTTATTTAAATGGttattatttttgaatttttttactTCTTTTTAATAGAGACTTTCTTTGTTAAATTAAAATAGATTCTCTAAACTACCAAACAGATAGAAAGGCTTTTGTATTTGTATTTGATACAATCTAACT includes:
- the LOC127076589 gene encoding 3-hydroxyisobutyryl-CoA hydrolase 1 isoform X1, whose translation is MMFPTGLTITLVTVKVLRMAKDDPHIHILLSLIYKKQSPYTERRHILSSNSSYNTTSNIALVNMFLTVLISIFMIVKPLMMKRDGHHIHITLFQTQKDQCLNIEHLLILTRDKSFLVFRVNQFWHQNLHLLPILPLVVGLTSLLQITVQVSKLLEVLHDDEENSDVKLVIVKGNGRAFCAGGDVAAVAHNAKGGDWRFGAKFFDTEYKLNYLMATYSKPQVSILNGIVMGGGAGASMHGRFRVVTENTVFAMPETALGLFPDVGAPYFLSRLAGFFGEYVGLTGARLDGAEMLACGLATHFVPSTKLSLLEESLCKVETSDPAVVSAIIDKYSKKVSLKEDSVYHRMYVINKCFSRKTMEEILSSLETEATGKADSWISTTLETLKKSSPTSLKIFLRLIREVRLLGIGDCLVREYRIVCHILQGHHSKDFFEGCRAILIDKDRKPKWGPSKLELLSDSDVDRYFSKLDAEGWKDLELPKRFKNLPAHAISKL
- the LOC127076589 gene encoding 3-hydroxyisobutyryl-CoA hydrolase 1 isoform X3 translates to MMFPTGLTITLVTVKVLRMAKDDPHIHILLSLIYKKQSPYTERRHILSSNSSYNTTSNIALVNMFLTVLISIFMIVKPLMMKRDGHHIHITLFQTQKDQCLNIEHLLILTRDKSFLVFRVNQFWHQNLHLLPILPLVVGLTSLLQITVQVSKLLEVLHDDEENSDVKLVIVKGNGRAFCAGGDVAAVAHNAKGGDWRFGAKFFDTEYKLNYLMATYSKPQVSILNGIVMGGGAGASMHGRFRVVTENTVFAMPETALGLFPDVGAPYFLSRLAGFFGEYVGLTGARLDGAEMLACGLATHFVPSTAPTIGKLLQF